Sequence from the Crassostrea angulata isolate pt1a10 chromosome 9, ASM2561291v2, whole genome shotgun sequence genome:
TGCTCAAGTAGAAATCTTAGGCTCTTCTAGGTAAAGTATATTAATACTTGAGTATCGTTTTATTTAAAAGGTTCAGACCaaatttgttgacaaaatcAACTAGAATGATTGGACCTTTTTAGTTAATCATTTTAGATATTTATCGTAATGtccagtggatttttttttattgattttgttttgtagaAACATTTCCCTTCGGTGATTGCATTTTTGCTGTTAATGTCACTTTAGTTCGAGGAGTCATTCCTATTGAAAGTAAGtgtaattgaatttttaaaaaaatgctcaTTGGACGAATGGGATATGGCGATAGAGATGGAGAAAGTGAATAGTTTACTTTTTAATCTTTGTAGACAAGAAGACATGGAGCATATGGATATAATTTGAATATAATCTGGCATCTATATAGAGAAAATGGTAAGTTTAAATCATGTTTCTGTGATAGTATGTATGAAGAAAGTATGAaactaacaaaataaatatataggtTACACATTGTTTGAGTTGACATGAAAATATTGGTTTAAAAACGACTGATAGATATTTCaaaaaggtacattgtaaatcacgtattatgaaaaaaattctggattcTGTCCCCAGTAAAATGTGAAACGGCAAATACGTGTTTATATATTTCAGTAggtattaaatttattatttataatgccagttgcttatcttttttaaaatactgtttTATTCAAAAGTGACTCAGATGtgatttaacaaaaattgtcaaatgaattttgatacAGAGTTATGGAAACACGGAAATGAAATTTGTGTTGGCATAACAATCATGCTTTCAAATACTACATGTAGAATGTTTCCGTTGATTGACCTTGATCTATGCCAAGCTATGTATGTTCAATGCCAAACTATTTCCGCAAAGTTATCTGAGGATGAGTTAGCTGTACCACAGTAGTCgattaattaatgatatttttttttttgaaaaatctagatTTAcagttatcaaaaaaaaaaataattgtcacAATCAGGTTTGAATGTACATAATGCAAAGCACAGTCTGACACGAATTTTCGTTTTggaaatatattttactggaaacACAGACCCAGGCAAATTCAATCTTTGGCAGCCCGCTTCAATACTGTAACATTATTTTGTGAAtttcttaaaatcaataaaacggtAAATTCAGTCGGAGCATGCAATCTTTAGTCGCTTGTTGTGCGATGGACATACACATTTGAGCATTTGCAGCTTCTCAAACTACTAAACCATTCCTTACCGAAATTGACGAGAAGCATCTTAGAGGAAGGAGAGATGAGCATAGCTGTTACAATGCATGTTCTTAAAACTTCCGGGACACATATTTTGGTCGAATACTGTACCATTCGATGTACATGTGTTTGCTATTCCAAACATACGTATTAGGTACATAATACACGGTTGAACAACAAGTTTGTTTCTTCATGTGAAACTGTCAATTTAATAACTCAGAGTTATAAGTTCTAGGGTAGGGGTGGGGCCATTTTGTTCGCTTTTAGTAAAATTGCATATCTTGCATACATTTGATATATTCTTCTTTAATCCTTATGAAATTGAGAAAAAGATAACAAACTGCATCGTTATAGCGAGCTGTTTAGTctccaacaaaataaaaatttaaataaaatgataaaagccATTGCCCTTTGACTAGGGTTTCTGGTGTTAGGGCGAAGGGTATGTATAgatgaattaaaattatttgtggATGAATTAAAATTGTCTTCTGTGCTCCATGGTAGATAAAAGGATAAGATGAACAAGGAATCCTTCACCATAATAATGTGTAAAGAAAACGTGCTTGAAGtaccatatttttaaaacacgatgcacttaatattattaataaacaaacagTCAGTGAAAATGTAGTTCCtcttcaatattttcattttccagtgtctttgtcggTTTGCATacgtaatatttttattttcaatcgtTCCAtcgctgaaaattatataaatatgcattttagtaataaggaatcattctttgaatattatgagataatAAAttcggtcggggcatgatcaaatctcttataaagccctttgggctttattggatttgatcatgccccgaccaaaattatcacctcataatactcaaagaatgattctttattccttaattattttctctcttttttcctGTGTAACACTTGACTGGTGatcaattgtttttataaatcattcGTTGTGTTTACGTTTAAGCACGGCCACGTTCATCTGTGTCTTCGTGAGATGGTTTTAAAGAAGTATGGAGAAGAAGTCTGGCAGGCTGTTCTGTAAGAAACTCATTCATCTGATGAAGTTACACATTATCTGATTAattaagtaaaacattttttatcacgCAATAAATAATTGACTGTTAACGTGTCCATGAATATTATCACTTCGACTAATCTCACTTATGAACACGACTGTATTTATTAtgtaatatcattttataccTACTTTATAAAgctaaataaaacaatttactaTAAAGTTTACCATATATTTAGCTTTAACGCATCGCGCcattaaaacaacataaaaaatcGAATAAATGTACTCGGTATTTCTTACAGTAAAGAGGCCTCCCTTGACGATGACAACGATTTCATGTTGTTCCATTACTACGACGATAAAAGAACGATTAGCCTGGTTGTCGCCATTTCAAATAACACAGGTGAATTATTCAAGTGAAATTACCAGAATGTAAATGGGGTGAAATGCGACGCGTTTCTGGTTTCTCTATACCCAACCTGAAgaatgaattaaattattctatTTAGACTCATTTAGACTATTTAGACTATTTATTTCTTTCCTTTGcataaacaaaatcattgaaGACAGTATTTGTAACTCTATGTTTCTGATTCGACCTTTTTCGTTTGCTTCTGTCATGTTGTCAGATGTAGTAAATACAAaaaagttgtcatgttgtagaTTATTATTCACTGTCAcctttcaaattcaaaattgagAACATAACactataataatattttgtcCGCCATCGTTCACTTATGGTAAAGTTGGCGAATTTAATATGTAGGATCATTGGGGATGGGGGGAgtgtgtgttcccgttttgcacacatttgataatggGGTATAAAACAAAAGGTGTGATTAGTGTTGTGATAGTAATTATAGCCTGCTTTCAATCCGTGATTTACCTAGATTTTTAGTCCTTTGTTTATCAGCGCATAAACGATGAAACAAAAAGATTTTTAGGATTGTTCTAGAAGTGTTTTAGGATTAATAACTATCagcatttcttatcattttatgaaaaaaaaataaaagaaattattcttaaatCTCCGCTCattgataagaaaaataatggtagatgatttaactttaacatttttgccCAATATAAAACCGAATGAATAGACAGAAAAATTGTTGGTCCCAATGCCAATTGAAAGCTGGATTATCATATGATGAAGGGAAAAACTGCAGTCGTTTGGGTTACTCCGAATCTCCTTTTACAACTTAgatacaaaatatgtaaaacacaTGTTTGTAAATGGTTGTTTGGTGTCAACAGAAAGGATATTATGTAAGGAAACGGATCTTTGTCACATTATATTTCAATCTTTGGACTTTGACAgtagttcttatgacatcacCGGTTTGGTATATTGCGGGTCACTTTCTGGCATTTCAAATAATCAGTAGCTAAACTGGCAAAAAACATTCcgatgaaaataatattttagggGGAAGGGGAAGGAacataaattgtaaattaatGACTAGATCTTATTACTTATGAGTAAACATTAATGGTAAAGGCACTACACTTCtggttaaaatctttaaaatcttctcttAAACTTGGAATCTAGCATACATACTTGTCTAGGTCTAGCAAAGATTAGCCGGAGAGCTTCCGATGTATTTATTCGGACACTAGGATAGGGACTACTTTTTGATCATTTATGTTATGCATATATTCTATAAACATCTGAACTTTTCGATATCTAGGGAAAAAAATGGGTGAGTATAGATGAACAAGAAAGCCTTTACCAAAGTTATAACTCTGTTATGAAAGACCTCAGGGTGATTGAGTCTGTAAATACGACAGGAACTTTTGATCATAAAGAATCTACGGCTGTGCACCTGGTGGGCAAAATGCACTGTAAGATACATTACAACCATGCACCGAGCTTTACAATTTGGGTCAACGAAAGCCTTATGATTTGTTACTATATTTCATGGATTGTAAAATATCCAAAACTCTCATTTTAAACTTACAAATTATCTCTGCATCATAATAGTCAATAATGCACCAgacaacagtttttttttttcatttataaaagtgttaGTTCATGGGTCCTTACAATGCTGTATATTCCTTATGAACGTTACGGCCTGTGGAAGTCTTTTTTCTTACTATACAGGGTTAGACGTAAGTGGTGTGTTGGAGTCATATGGACACTACTTCTACTTTTACTCAACAAGTTGTGGATACGACCGGATGTTGCGCACTCTTGGGAAAGATTTTCATACATTTGTGCAGAATTTGGATCTTCTACACTCCCTTTTGGCCTTAACCTACAAAGGCATGAGACCTCCTCACTTCCGGTATTAGCAAAACCTACCTTGGTAGATAGATATGTACAATTGTATGCATTGCATCAAAACGTTCTCTGTCCttgatttttgtaaatatcaaaatcattaatttcCTTTTCCTGTTGAAATAATTAGTATGTGTTTCATATAAAGCTTTGTACATTCAGTGATGTAAATCAATGATTCAATACCGTGTTATTGATTTTAGATGTGAAAAAAAAGATGGGAAGTTGTTTGTACACGTGTTTACCGTACGACCGGGAATGTATCCGGCGGCCATTGGTAAGAAGAAACAACAGCATAATCAATAAACATTagtttttgaatgaaaaaaaatgtgaagatcaaaatattattttaaatgttaactGAAACATACAAATGTTGtattaattttaacaggaaTGTTAACTGAAGTTGCACTGCAAATTTTCGGAACTCGAATCAGCATGACAGTTGTTACAAGGAAAACGGGGgagatatttaaacaaaaatattgtgaaCATGTAATCACTGAAGTTAAGGTTCTTGAGGAACAAAAGATTGCAGCTTTTACTGGAGAGGACCAACTCATGAAAAATCACGTAGAAAGCAAACTTCAGCAACTCGCGCATGCGCGTGAAAACAACGTGGTGGCGGTTCCCGAAATCAGTTTAAATACAGCTTTACCGTTTAGTGTCGTTTTTGACAAAAACATGTTCATTCAAAGTGCGGGCTTGCACTTGAAAACCCTTTGTAATGAAATTCAAGAAGAAGgagcaaaaataaatgacaTCTTTGAGATTAAAGAACCTGAGATGAAGTTTGAATATGACGCTATCATGAGTTGTAAcagttcatacatgtattttttcttgcaACCAAAAGTAAAGACTCTCAATGGATCTCCCCCGAAATCAGACTGTCCTGTTCTACGGGGTTTGTTATTTACTAACAATTTAATTCTAACGAAATATTAAGCAattatattattacaatatGCCGTGTAATTACGAATTGTTGTAATTGTTCTTTAGTCTGCAAACATTTGAATCAGTAGGTCTAATTCCGAGTTTGTTCTGTTCATGTTAACTTGATAAATctttgcatttaattaattgcttacatcacaatttttaaattcaaatgaatgtaGGTCACATGGTTCCTTTGGAGGAGAAGGAGGAGATAATGTTTATAGGCACGCCTCATTTTGACAGCCTAGGGGATCTGATCTCCTCCACGACGTACCTCACAAACATTCCTCAAGACAACATGACCATGGAAATCATGTTCATGAACGAACAAAGACGAGCGGATGTTGAGATGAGGTACaagtctttctctctctctctctctctctctctctctctctctctctctctctctctctctcagtatgTCTACAGATA
This genomic interval carries:
- the LOC128162078 gene encoding soluble guanylate cyclase gcy-35-like isoform X2, which produces MHGHVHLCLREMVLKKYGEEVWQAVLKEASLDDDNDFMLFHYYDDKRTISLVVAISNNTGLDVSGVLESYGHYFYFYSTSCGYDRMLRTLGKDFHTFVQNLDLLHSLLALTYKGMRPPHFRCEKKDGKLFVHVFTVRPGMYPAAIGMLTEVALQIFGTRISMTVVTRKTGEIFKQKYCEHVITEVKVLEEQKIAAFTGEDQLMKNHVESKLQQLAHARENNVVAVPEISLNTALPFSVVFDKNMFIQSAGLHLKTLCNEIQEEGAKINDIFEIKEPEMKFEYDAIMSCNSSYMYFFLQPKVKTLNGSPPKSDCPVLRGHMVPLEEKEEIMFIGTPHFDSLGDLISSTTYLTNIPQDNMTMEIMFMNEQRRADVEMSKKLDQTTADMKKLAAALDQEKKKTDMLLYQMLPVKVANQLREGRTVEAEKHGNVTILFSDIVTFTNMAALCHPMDIVKLLNDLFQRFDQLTTKHDIYKVETIGDAYMVVSGVPEARDDHAIRMSNMGLDMIQDTNHVINPVSQKCIQIRVGIHTGPVVSGVVGTKMPRYCLFGDTVNTASRMESHGLPGRVHISDTTYNQIRNVGYILERRGGVDIKGKGIMDTYFLNGVSDDFNPSRITNNSDIIKTSTEPKQLEEKSPAATVAPTVTEPKSSSFCSVM
- the LOC128162078 gene encoding soluble guanylate cyclase gcy-35-like isoform X1; the protein is MHGHVHLCLREMVLKKYGEEVWQAVLKEASLDDDNDFMLFHYYDDKRTISLVVAISNNTGLDVSGVLESYGHYFYFYSTSCGYDRMLRTLGKDFHTFVQNLDLLHSLLALTYKGMRPPHFRCEKKDGKLFVHVFTVRPGMYPAAIGMLTEVALQIFGTRISMTVVTRKTGEIFKQKYCEHVITEVKVLEEQKIAAFTGEDQLMKNHVESKLQQLAHARENNVVAVPEISLNTALPFSVVFDKNMFIQSAGLHLKTLCNEIQEEGAKINDIFEIKEPEMKFEYDAIMSCNSSYMYFFLQPKVKTLNGSPPKSDCPVLRGHMVPLEEKEEIMFIGTPHFDSLGDLISSTTYLTNIPQDNMTMEIMFMNEQRRADVEMSKKLDQTTADMKKLAAALDQEKKKTDMLLYQMLPVKVANQLREGRTVEAGNTKKHGNVTILFSDIVTFTNMAALCHPMDIVKLLNDLFQRFDQLTTKHDIYKVETIGDAYMVVSGVPEARDDHAIRMSNMGLDMIQDTNHVINPVSQKCIQIRVGIHTGPVVSGVVGTKMPRYCLFGDTVNTASRMESHGLPGRVHISDTTYNQIRNVGYILERRGGVDIKGKGIMDTYFLNGVSDDFNPSRITNNSDIIKTSTEPKQLEEKSPAATVAPTVTEPKSSSFCSVM